In Campylobacter vicugnae, a genomic segment contains:
- a CDS encoding DegT/DnrJ/EryC1/StrS family aminotransferase, whose protein sequence is MRDIPFFRPLITDREHELIKETLEKNANYMVEDLEDQIKNFFGTKHAITTNNGTAAIHLSLCAMDLKRGDKIICSVNAFPSIAQVIRHFDAEPIFVDIDEDDFNIDPNELEKILKTQNHKKLKAAFITHVAGQSANMDAIYSLANEYDIKIIDDASRAMGATYNDKLIGNMDSYMSCFQINPQVQHAVATTGIIVTNDDEIASRARLIRNHAIINDSFDKDGNLGYMYDVIDIGQKYDLNSLCAAYSIAQFEKLGMFIARRKAIAAIYNEELKDCPHITTPVAKRDHIYNQYIIKIDKNRDSFARELKEIGVHTSLHYRPMHLLSYYKNKYHLRVNDFPKALKTYQQILSLPIYAALSDEEALYICNAVKSVAQTRV, encoded by the coding sequence ATGAGAGATATACCATTTTTTCGCCCATTAATTACTGATAGAGAGCATGAACTTATCAAAGAGACCTTAGAAAAAAATGCAAACTATATGGTTGAAGATTTAGAAGATCAAATAAAGAATTTTTTTGGCACTAAGCATGCAATCACTACAAATAACGGAACTGCTGCTATACATCTAAGCTTATGTGCGATGGATTTAAAGCGTGGAGATAAGATTATTTGTTCAGTCAATGCCTTTCCTAGTATTGCTCAAGTTATTAGGCATTTTGATGCTGAACCTATATTTGTAGATATTGATGAAGATGATTTTAACATCGATCCAAATGAGTTAGAAAAAATTTTAAAAACACAAAATCATAAAAAGTTAAAAGCAGCATTTATAACTCATGTAGCTGGTCAAAGCGCCAATATGGATGCAATATATTCACTTGCTAATGAGTATGATATAAAAATTATAGATGATGCTAGTAGGGCTATGGGTGCTACATATAATGACAAATTAATTGGCAATATGGACTCATATATGTCTTGCTTTCAGATCAATCCACAAGTTCAACACGCAGTAGCAACAACTGGAATTATAGTTACTAATGATGATGAGATAGCTAGTCGTGCAAGACTTATTCGCAATCACGCCATAATCAATGATAGCTTTGATAAAGATGGCAACTTAGGCTATATGTATGATGTTATAGATATCGGACAAAAGTATGATCTTAATTCTCTTTGTGCTGCATATAGTATTGCTCAGTTTGAAAAATTAGGAATGTTTATAGCGCGTAGAAAAGCCATAGCCGCTATATATAATGAGGAGTTAAAAGATTGCCCACATATCACTACTCCAGTAGCCAAAAGAGATCATATCTATAATCAATATATAATCAAGATTGATAAAAACCGCGATAGTTTTGCTAGAGAACTAAAAGAGATTGGCGTTCACACTAGTCTTCATTACCGCCCAATGCACCTACTAAGCTACTATAAAAACAAGTATCACCTAAGGGTAAATGACTTTCCAAAAGCACTCAAAACCTATCAGCAAATCCTCTCTTTGCCGATATATGCAGCCCTAAGTGATGAAGAGGCTCTATATATCTGCAATGCAGTCAAGTCAGTAGCACAAACCCGTGTTTAA